A single window of Nasonia vitripennis strain AsymCx chromosome 4, Nvit_psr_1.1, whole genome shotgun sequence DNA harbors:
- the LOC100119747 gene encoding general odorant-binding protein 72, which translates to MRLTLQLITLVSLVAIFKTTESKMTMDQIKNTLKPFKNSCIKKISPDVAMVEATKSGQFPEDATLMCFLKCVLSMMKVMKNGEILLPSIMQQIDIMMPDEYVETMKEICTNCYEMSLKVDDACEKAYVFVKCYYNTNSELYFFP; encoded by the exons atgaGATTAACATTACAACTGATAACTCTAGTATCTTTAGTAGCCATTTTCAAAACTACCGAATCC AAAATGACCATGGACCAAATCAAAAATACTTTGAAACCATTCAAAAACTCATGTATTAAGAAAATTTCACCAGATGTAG CAATGGTGGAAGCAACCAAATCTGGACAATTCCCCGAAGACGCGACCTTGATGTGCTTCTTAAAATGTGTTTTGTCAATGATGAAAGTG ATGAAAAATGGCGAAATCCTATTACCATCAATAATGCAACAAATAGATATTATGATGCCTGATGAATACGTCGAAACAATGAAAGAAATCTGTACCAATTGTTACGAGATGT CGCTGAAAGTTGATGATGCGTGTGAAAAGGCCTATGTTTTTGTCAAATGCTACTACAACACTAACAGCGAG CTGTACTTCTTCccataa
- the LOC100119774 gene encoding general odorant-binding protein lush codes for MRRSILITSILIILISQYKLVKCKKMNLDELRDMLRPMSKSCKSKTGVSDEMVAATHQGIFPREKPLMCYFKCLSVMLKVMNKQGEIKPKDVERQIDLLVIPELAPTLKKIGTDCYNKVAPTNDACAYAFEIVMCGYQTDPKYYFLP; via the exons ATGAGGAGGAGTATTTTGATAACGTCGATTCTGATCATCCTTATTTCGCAGTACAAACTAGTCAAGTGT aaaaaaatgaatctgGACGAATTGAGGGATATGTTGCGGCCCATGAGCAAATCGTGCAAAAGCAAAACGGGAGTTTCCGATG AAATGGTCGCGGCTACTCATCAAGGAATTTTTCCCAGAGAAAAACCGCTCATGTGTTACTTCAAGTGTCTCTCGGTCATGTTGAAAGTC ATGAACAAACAAGGTGAAATTAAGCCGAAAGATGTCGAACGACAAATCGACCTTTTGGTGATTCCCGAGCTTGCGCCGACTCTTAAAAAGATCGGAACCGACTGTTACAATAAAG TCGCACCAACTAATGACGCTTGTGCCTACGCTTTCGAAATTGTAATGTGCGGTTATCAGACGGATCCAAag TATTACTTTTTACCATAA